Proteins from a single region of Hermetia illucens chromosome 3, iHerIll2.2.curated.20191125, whole genome shotgun sequence:
- the LOC119652238 gene encoding uncharacterized protein LOC119652238, with the protein MDTTEIAKKRFEKFLKKCRDKKFDPTRLPSVQELRKDGFLKSWKFYLKLLVIICVFLITYFWKYINQGECLIEMPGAMSKAFRPPESCEFCRGVTEIKRISNITPEQFEEDYAYSGIPVIVTDATQNWTALDVFDFWYFKDVYMNAKRKRKSLSCQFFPQKTGIKNLHEALSIPRERVNYETGTEPWYFGWSNCNVEVAEVLRQHYGRPYFLPDTSENNAVDWIFMGGPGLGLNMHVDNVRLPSWQAQLRGAKQWILAPPPECYFQCKSFDTVVKKGEIIVIDTNKWYHQTIVAPGEVSITIGAEYD; encoded by the exons ATGGATACCACTGAAATCGCGAAAAAAcgttttgaaaaatttctgaaaaagtgCAGGGACAAGAagtttgacccaactcggcttCCTTCTGTACAGGAATTACGAAAGGATGGATTTTTGAAGTCGTGGAAGTTCTATTTGAAGTTGTTGGTTATCATATGTGTTTTTCTGATAACGTATTTTTGGAAGTATATCAATCAAGGCGAA TGCCTAATAGAAATGCCTGGTGCCATGAGTAAAGCGTTTCGTCCCCCAGAGTCCTGCGAGTTTTGCCGTGGAGTTACAGAGATAAAAAGGATTTCTAACATCACACCAGAGCAGTTTGAGGAAGACTATGCCTATTCTGGGATTCCGGTTATAGTAACAGATGCAACTCAAAACTGGACGGCTCTTGAT GTTTTCGATTTCTGGTACTTCAAAGACGTCTACATGAATGCCAAACGGAAACGCAAAAGTCTAAGTTGCCAGTTTTTCCCGCAGAAAACAGGAATTAAAAATCTTCACGAAGCTCTAAGTATACCCCGCGAACGAGTGAACTACGAAACAGGTACTGAGCCTTGGTACTTTGGTTGGAGCAACTGCAACGTAGAAGTGGCGGAAGTACTTCGTCAACACTATGGACGTCCTTATTTTCTTCCTGATACTTCGGAGAATAATGCTGTTGATTGGATATTCATGGGGGGTCCAGGACTAGGGCTTAATATGCATGTAGATAATGTCAGGTTGCCATCGTGGCAAGCCCAGTTGAGAGGTGCGAAACAATGGATTTTGGCACCGCCCCCGGAGTGCTATTTTCAGTGTAAGAGTTTTGATACTGTTGTGAAGAAGGGAGAGATAA TTGTGATTGACACAAATAAGTGGTATCACCAGACGATTGTTGCTCCTGGGGAGGTCAGCATTACTATTGGTGCTGAATATGATTAA